The DNA region CATTCCAGAGCACTTCGTCATGTCCAGCAGCGAACGCTTCCAGCGCCTGTTTGACCGCAGCTTCCTGTTCGGGGCGTAGGCTGTACTCATCAGTGCCCACGCGCTGCATATCGACTTCATCCTGGCTGGCGAACTGAAGGAAGTAATCCTTGGAGGTTCTCGGAGCGTCGGCGAAGTGATGCCACTCGGTGCGCTTTGGCTGGGCATCGGGGTTGTATTCCCGCTCAATGCCCTGCTGCTTCAAGTAGGTATGGAAGTCCTTGTCGGTGAATCGTCCACCGCGTTCAGTCTGGAAAAAAGCCCGCAGCGCCCACAACTTTTCCTTGCGCACGGACAGTTGGGATGCCTGCTGCGCGATGCGTACATCTGGGCCGCCGGCCTGCTCGGTGTATCCGATTTTCTCCCAACCTGCGTACTTGGGAATGTCGGGGGTAGTCCACGAGTATACGTACGGAGTGACTTCGTGGAAAGTGCTGATCTTCGGGTTAGACATTAGCCTTCACTTCTTTGTAGACGTGCTCGACGCGGCAGACTGCGTAGGAGTCGTAGATCGCAAAATCGAACATCCCTATGCCAGTAGATGAGTTTCGCAATGATGAAAGAGAGAATGGTTCTCGCTGGACCATGCCTGGTTCGTTGAGCACGCGATGCCACCACGAGAATTGAATCTCTGCACCAGCGGCATCAAGACCTGTGAGGGTGTTGCCCTGGAGAATGTTGCGCTCGATAAGCTTGGCTGCCGAACGGTAGAGGTTCGTGCGTGGTCCACAGGAGTTTCCGGCGCGTTGGTGGAACTCGACGAAAATGTCTAGAAGCGATTCTTGCGCTGCCCGGTGATTGTCTTCGAGGAGCTCGATAGCGTAGATCGAAGCGAGGGCAAACAAGGATTCGGTCTGCCACACTGTCGGCTGGTAGCGCTTCTCGATGGCGTGCAGCTTCCGGCGAAGTATGGCGATCAGGAAGTTTCCGTCGCCAGCGGCAGGCTCGAAGAACGTCTTGTCTACGAAGTTAGGGCCGGTTTCTAACTCTGGCTTCACGAGGTCAAGCATCCGATTGACCATCGACCTTGGGGTGAATACCTCACCATGCGCTCTCACTCGATGGCGCGACTTGATGAGTTGCTCATCTGGTGTCAGTGCTGTCATTGATCCTCGTGAATTAGGTGCAAGTTAATCTATTCTTCAATGTATCAGATTCTTTACATTCGATTGATGGTTACGCACTCCTTTTGCCGACTACCCAGCTGATGGCGAGGACAACCTGTCTACAGTCTCGTGCTATGTCCATGCGGAGAAAAATCATGGGGGGTGTCTTGCAACTGTTAGCGCCCCGATCGCGGAGACGATTCGATTTTCGTCCGGGCGCTCTGGGGTGCGTAAAGAGGGAAGTACAGACATCCTGACTCTGACGCGCGGATGCTTAGGGACAGATGGTTACTTTTCAAAGTAGCGGTCAGGCCGGTCGAAGAGTCAAGTTACAACACATGCGAACAATGCAGGGAACCGCCCTACGGTGGAACTGAACAAGAATCAGTCAAAGCGAACTTTCCTCAAACGTTCCGTTCCTCTGAAACCGCAGACCTTTTCATCGCGCTCATCACCTACAGGCTCAAACGAAACGGACGAGCCGGGGTCGTATTGCCCGATGGGTTTCTCTTCAGCAACGACGGAGCGAAGCTCGCACTGAAGGAACGGCTCCTCAAGGAGTTCAACCTCCACACCATCGTCCGCCTGCCCGGATCAGTATTCTCGCCTTACACCTCCATTGCCACCAACCTTCTGTTCTTCGACAACACCGGCGAAACCAAAGAGACCTGGTACTACCGAGTAGACCTCCCCGAAGGCTACAAAGCGTTCTCCAAGACCAGGCCAATGCTGAGAGAACACCTGGCAGACGCCGCTGAGTGGTGGGTGGATCGTCGAGAGATCCAGGACGCAGACGGCAATCCTAAAGCGAGGCTGTTCACCGCCGATCAACTCATCGAGGGAGGTTACAACCTTGACCTCTGCGGCTTCCCACGGGCAACCACGGTCGTACTCAGCCCAGAAGAAACCATCGCTGACTATAAGGCCAAACGAGCCGAACTTGATGCGCAAATTGACGCTAAGATCGCCCAGATCGAAGCACTCCTGGCGGTGACAGAATGATCGCCGACCGCCTCCGCGCCGCCGTGCTCCAAGCAGCTATCAGCGGCAAACTCACCGACCAACGCACAGAAGACGGCACCGCAACAGAACTCCTGGAGCAGATCGCTACAGAAAGGGCTGCGCTGGTCAACGCGAAGAAGCTTAAGAAGCAGAAACCGCTGCCACCCGTCACGGAGGAAGATCGGCCATTCCAGATACCCTCCAATTGGGTATGGGCACGTTTCGGGGAGGCCACAAGGTATGCCCAGCGAGGCAAGTCTCCAACGTATGCCGATGTCTCCCCGTATTTGGCGGTCTCTCAGAAGTGTGTACGCTGGACAGGGTTCGATCCTGCTCTGGCACGCCCGTATGCACCCGAGGCGTTCGCGGCGCTTCCACAGGATCGGATTCTGAGTGCGGGTGACATTCTTTGGAACTCGACAGGTACCGGCACAGTAGGGCGGTCAACCGTCCTGCCAGAGTCAGGTGACTTTGGCAAGATGGCTGCAGATTCGCACGTTACCGTCATACGAACCTTCCCAGAGGTTCTTCCCCGGTTCGTCGACGTCTTCATCTCGTCGCCGCACATTCAGCAGAACATGGACGACCTGACAAGCGGAACCACTAAGCAGCAAGAACTCAATTTGGGAACCATCCTTGAGTTACAACTCCCTATTCCGCCTCTAGCGGAGCAGGTTCGAATCATCGCAAAGCTTGATGAGGTTCTGCCGCTCATCGATGAACTTGCTGAACTCGAGAAAGAGAGAGAGCATCTAGACCACGAGTTCGCCAAAGCAATCGAACGCGCGATCCTCCAAGCCGCCATCAGCGGCAAACTCACCAAGCAACACCCCGAAGACGGCACCGCAGAAGAACTCCTCGAAACCATCAAAACCAAACGCCAAAAACTCGAAAGGAGGGCAAAGTCAAAAAACAGAAACCACTACTACCAGCGGATAAAACAGACGAACCCCTCGACCTGCCAAAGACGTGGGCGCACCCCGCTTTGGGCGAGCTTGTCACACTGATTCGTGGTATCATCTTCCCGGCGTCAGCGAAACACAAGGAATCGTTTACTGGAGCTGTCCGGTGTCTGACCACAGGGTCGGTGCAAAGTAGGTATTCAGACAGCGCTGATGTGTTCGTAGACGCCTCGTTCGTTAAGCGCTCCGATCAGTATCTAGCTCGCGGTGATGCCATCTTGTCAACAGCAAACTCAACCGCGTTAGTAGGAAAATCGATCTACTGGGATCAGGCTCAGGAGCGCACATTCGGCGGGTTCTTAACTGTTGCTCGTGCGATTGATAACCGACCCGCTGTCACTCGATATCTTCATACAGTCCTACGAACACTGTTCCTTGGCGGTGCATTCGCCGAAAAGTCGACTCAAACGACAAACATTGCAAACCTCAGTAATACGATCCTCTATGGGATTCCGATCCCTCTACCGCCCGTTGCAGAGCAAGAACACATTGCTGCCAAGCTCGACCGAGCGCTCCCCCTGGCTCGAGACATTGGGGAGCTGGTGTCGTGATTACCAAGGTTCACATTCGAGGCTTTCGTTGTTTCAAAGAGCTTGACTTTGACCCCCGACAAGAAAATGAACATCATCGTGGGCGGCAACGAGGCTGGCAAGCCTACGATTCTTGAAGCTATCTCGATGTCGCTGACTGGCCGCGTAAACGGTGGGCTCTGGGCGGGCGATCTACTCAACCCATATTGGTTCAACAAAGACCTGGTAGCCGCGTTCTTCGACGACCTCGAAGCAGGCAAGAAGCCGAAGCCGCCTGAGTTCCGAATCGACGTCTACCTGGATATGGAACGAGGTGATGCGGAAAAGATGCGCGGCATTCACAACATGCTCAAACAACACGACTCTGTTGGCATCACTCTCCACGCTCGCCCCGATACCGAGTATGCCCAGGAGTTCGAGGAGTATCTCGCCGCAGACGAGTGCCCACGGGTACTGCCTGTTGAGTACTACCAGCTGGAGTGGCACGACTTCGCACTGACAAGTGATGCATCGAAAGCCCAAAGAACTCAATATCGCGGTTATCGATAGTCAGACGATCCGGTCAGAGCGAGCACTCGATTACTACACAAAATAATTGCTTGAAGAGCGCCTAGATAAGCGCGCTCGCACGAGTATCGCTGTCGAGCACCGAAAGATGCGCTCACAGCTCGGCCACGAGATGCTGTCCAACCTAAATAGCACGTTGGCAAAGGAGTCCGAAGGCCTGCAAGGGCCTACGGTGGGCGTTCAGGTCAACCAGTCGCGGGCAGCATCTTGCGAGGCGACTCTCGTACCCGACCTCGACTCGATCCCGTTCAGCCTGTCCGGGCAAGGTGAACAAGCCGTAGCCAAGACGGCGCTTGTCATGAATCGAACGACTTCGAAGAGTAACTATGTGCTCGTCGAGGAGCCAGAGAATCACCTGACGCACACTCGCCTGAGAGTGCTACTCAATCTGATCAATGAACGGGAGGCAGACCGGCAGGTCTTCGTCACGACCCACAGTTCTTACGTTCTCAACCGGTTAGGTGTTGATCAGCTTGCGCTCCTGAACGACGGAGGTATTCACAGGCTCAGCGACATGGATGCCACCACTACGGCATACTTCCGAAAACTTTCGGGCTTCGACATCCTCTGAATCCTGCTCGCCGACCGCATGGTGCTCGTTGAAGGGCCTTCCGACGA from Leucobacter sp. UCMA 4100 includes:
- a CDS encoding HsdM family class I SAM-dependent methyltransferase, which translates into the protein MLRDRWLLFKVAVRPVEESSYNTCEQCREPPYGGTEQESVKANFPQTFRSSETADLFIALITYRLKRNGRAGVVLPDGFLFSNDGAKLALKERLLKEFNLHTIVRLPGSVFSPYTSIATNLLFFDNTGETKETWYYRVDLPEGYKAFSKTRPMLREHLADAAEWWVDRREIQDADGNPKARLFTADQLIEGGYNLDLCGFPRATTVVLSPEETIADYKAKRAELDAQIDAKIAQIEALLAVTE
- a CDS encoding restriction endonuclease subunit S yields the protein MIADRLRAAVLQAAISGKLTDQRTEDGTATELLEQIATERAALVNAKKLKKQKPLPPVTEEDRPFQIPSNWVWARFGEATRYAQRGKSPTYADVSPYLAVSQKCVRWTGFDPALARPYAPEAFAALPQDRILSAGDILWNSTGTGTVGRSTVLPESGDFGKMAADSHVTVIRTFPEVLPRFVDVFISSPHIQQNMDDLTSGTTKQQELNLGTILELQLPIPPLAEQVRIIAKLDEVLPLIDELAELEKEREHLDHEFAKAIERAILQAAISGKLTKQHPEDGTAEELLETIKTKRQKLERRAKSKNRNHYYQRIKQTNPSTCQRRGRTPLWASLSH
- a CDS encoding restriction endonuclease subunit S — translated: MGELVTLIRGIIFPASAKHKESFTGAVRCLTTGSVQSRYSDSADVFVDASFVKRSDQYLARGDAILSTANSTALVGKSIYWDQAQERTFGGFLTVARAIDNRPAVTRYLHTVLRTLFLGGAFAEKSTQTTNIANLSNTILYGIPIPLPPVAEQEHIAAKLDRALPLARDIGELVS
- a CDS encoding ATP-binding protein, translated to MTPDKKMNIIVGGNEAGKPTILEAISMSLTGRVNGGLWAGDLLNPYWFNKDLVAAFFDDLEAGKKPKPPEFRIDVYLDMERGDAEKMRGIHNMLKQHDSVGITLHARPDTEYAQEFEEYLAADECPRVLPVEYYQLEWHDFALTSDASKAQRTQYRGYR
- a CDS encoding ATP-dependent nuclease; the encoded protein is MLEERLDKRARTSIAVEHRKMRSQLGHEMLSNLNSTLAKESEGLQGPTVGVQVNQSRAASCEATLVPDLDSIPFSLSGQGEQAVAKTALVMNRTTSKSNYVLVEEPENHLTHTRLRVLLNLINEREADRQVFVTTHSSYVLNRLGVDQLALLNDGGIHRLSDMDATTTAYFRKLSGFDIL